The proteins below are encoded in one region of Methanosarcina barkeri 3:
- a CDS encoding formylglycine-generating enzyme family protein has protein sequence MGSPMREKRRKLWESPVHKVTIKKPFHIGRYPVTQEQWHKVMRNNPAYFKGEKHPVENVSWNEIQVFFRKLNALESADGTSRIYRLPTEAEWEYAARAGTETAYFFGDDESKLTEYAWFLENSGFETHPVGLKKPNPWGLHDIYGNAGEWVQDEYHISYKDAPTDGRAWENPFPSVSTPVRIRRGGGWNGNAGCCRSAERLFAAQDKKLNSLGFRVVKEVQFQ, from the coding sequence ATGGGCTCTCCAATGCGTGAAAAACGGAGGAAGCTCTGGGAAAGCCCTGTGCATAAAGTAACAATCAAAAAACCTTTTCACATTGGCAGGTACCCGGTCACACAGGAGCAATGGCATAAAGTCATGAGGAATAATCCTGCGTATTTCAAGGGCGAAAAGCACCCGGTTGAGAACGTTTCCTGGAATGAGATTCAGGTCTTTTTCCGAAAACTCAATGCTCTGGAAAGTGCCGATGGAACTTCACGAATCTACCGCCTTCCAACTGAAGCCGAATGGGAATATGCAGCCAGGGCAGGAACCGAAACCGCTTATTTTTTTGGAGATGACGAATCGAAACTTACGGAATATGCCTGGTTTCTGGAGAATTCCGGGTTTGAAACACATCCGGTCGGCCTGAAAAAGCCAAACCCCTGGGGACTTCACGATATTTATGGAAATGCAGGGGAATGGGTACAGGACGAGTACCATATAAGTTATAAAGATGCCCCGACGGACGGAAGGGCCTGGGAAAATCCTTTCCCAAGCGTATCCACTCCAGTAAGGATAAGGAGAGGTGGAGGCTGGAATGGAAACGCAGGCTGCTGCCGGTCGGCTGAAAGACTTTTTGCAGCCCAGGATAAAAAATTAAATAGCCTGGGATTCAGGGTGGTTAAGGAAGTCCAATTCCAGTGA
- a CDS encoding winged helix-turn-helix domain-containing protein, which yields MKYCLLNLILFSGRRKEILLLLKEKPRDIDEIKELLNVNANSIQLHMKKIKESGLITQKNKIYSLSEIGETIVENMQPMLSMAELLGENTEYWMSHDLSSIPEFLLERIGELGHCELLEPDAEHLFETPKVLRDSILNSREILTFVTYFHPQAPSIYAELAENGSEIVLCMTESVAQRLFLNNRTEAEKLSRADNCRLFISREPATVPSLIVTDKLVAFKLFETNGKLRDQLVLSFGERALCWGKELFRHYLETAEPLNEKPFLQ from the coding sequence ATGAAATACTGCCTCCTTAACCTGATTCTTTTTTCGGGCAGAAGAAAAGAGATTCTATTACTCCTTAAAGAAAAACCAAGAGATATTGATGAGATAAAAGAATTACTTAACGTAAACGCCAATTCGATCCAGCTTCATATGAAGAAAATAAAAGAATCTGGCCTGATAACTCAAAAAAACAAAATCTACAGTTTATCTGAGATTGGAGAGACAATAGTTGAAAATATGCAACCTATGCTCAGCATGGCTGAACTTTTAGGAGAAAATACCGAATACTGGATGAGCCACGACTTAAGCTCGATTCCTGAGTTCCTTCTGGAGAGAATCGGCGAACTCGGGCATTGCGAGCTACTGGAACCTGACGCCGAACACCTTTTTGAAACCCCAAAAGTGCTCCGGGATAGTATTCTAAACTCAAGAGAGATCCTGACTTTTGTAACTTATTTTCACCCTCAAGCTCCTTCAATTTATGCAGAGCTTGCGGAGAATGGATCTGAAATTGTGCTCTGTATGACCGAAAGTGTTGCACAGCGTTTATTTTTAAATAATCGTACAGAAGCAGAAAAATTGTCCAGAGCCGACAACTGCAGGCTTTTTATATCACGAGAGCCGGCAACAGTTCCATCCTTGATTGTAACGGATAAGCTCGTTGCATTCAAGCTCTTTGAAACCAATGGAAAGTTAAGGGACCAGCTAGTTTTGTCTTTTGGGGAAAGAGCCCTATGCTGGGGAAAAGAACTTTTCAGGCACTATCTGGAAACAGCCGAACCTCTGAATGAGAAACCGTTCCTTCAGTAG